One Plasmodium vinckei vinckei genome assembly, chromosome: PVVCY_09 genomic region harbors:
- a CDS encoding serine/threonine protein kinase, putative, with protein MTENDPSNFLKQRISNLKNILAKENEMPKIDQIFKYELKTNFTEINDLLHYMNGIIYKNLDTFQKLKLLYSYDDNNCYNNSGINQNTFLFLLKQKSKFREKYINENYMDYLRTNPLIFVDTLNQLLIIPGINFEFKAYNFDEKVNKFFVKKPDIKINSLYNPCFIKIKESNFKNIVKINRKVEKNSKKNEHQIEHYFAKRSSVPSITQKSKIECDSKEDNLISKDDLTIATNSSCKNYDADLSSNNETKIYNEICDKGELDDNLNTIKQDSNSTTKKHSNESVNTIDDKEIKYDCRKEKRPRRSFSISTNAESNVKTNTKKTKGNYNSSVKRKYDKVLGCKKLKKGDEEEIDEFEGEDDEEGNSLNNDGPTKQSIHTFYDLINEYEIYINNAKCYIIFDLKGYYKNLDIMKKLKKNLEDLKRPTNDFKKIIDKKTFKSYRDKIEFVKRFKKFIIPNFRLEKIRKQRNHLIIVELMSKIQNRLIIKRLNQELTNKVNLENLVNDVLKMFSVFVENMKDENVKKFYTNMINTYFRNKNISSIDFKNLIQLFKKKEEQEKSQEFYDLFQNDLNYLDKNKTQCDEIEEKISSLKYLILESILKEKQLERSVNRLLLNHEQSKYGYFYKVDQSDENTLDTTEYGKLLENFSKEPINFYTILSKRNLDKHAYHDIRNFNYKKKDIDMSKHDATNSSNNQGNYKKNKQLSDNCKFNMDCNQRKDENNNYNINEQITSSNNPENNDNNSSCNIKDSVLITSDKKTNNTDCQIIDNNNMLNYQKNIGQSKPQNENNYNTNEYYKCKIKKIQTDTSNEKNNEKNFVLEHDFDKKQNRSQIGENKSVDKSATTNDSDPVTQQSSHQNTSQINCCIDTNKNIKESHFKKSNSYEDKRQINLKAKHKFERDDPVTECGYEPETDIIRSICEKKKFTFANEKQEKINNEIFYKVFEQYPYSFFSKSVKNYNAILNENEEESELSWLTMLKKKSHNRSILPPSRDTFRDGTHFSNCRATEHTLKFFLSLLSLLTKGDIDINLKKYLKKNIQFLNTELFSMKLNLDKKRAILEKRLDHFNFQENSEFSFYNPLKMNIRMMNLIGRGGFAEVWEVFDSINLEMYAAKIHKIEPSMTNEIKNKIIQRAENEINIHIHCHRHIFIVKLEFFFVFGSATNLLVGMELCDVDLDKYIKYHGPINELLALSWIKQILLGLLYMKNLPTGKVHHCDLKPANLLIKDGIIKISDFGLAKLILPDTYQYYNGGGTLYYQPPECLKPKRNLLITDKIDIWSLGCILYEMIFCERPFQFNYLEKCSKELLVNKMKRGLSYPKINQHISKITLNYIEYLLNFDHECRPSIEEALSYPIFNYFNIP; from the coding sequence atgacAGAAAATGACCCCTCAAATTTCTTAAAACAAAGAATAAGCAATCTGAAAAACATATTGGCTAAGGAAAATGAGATGCCTAAAATTGATCAAATCtttaaatatgaattaaaaaccAACTTCAcagaaataaatgatttattacattatatgaatggaataatttataaaaatttggaCACCTTTCAAAAGTTAAAGCTTCTGTATTCTTATGATGATAACAACTGTTACAATAATTCAGGCATTAATCAAaacacttttttatttttattaaagcaaaaaagtaaatttagagaaaagtatataaatgaaaattatatggatTATTTAAGAACAAACccattaatttttgttgACACACTTAatcaattattaataataccAGGAATCAATTTTGAATTTAAGGCTTACAACTTTGATGAAAAGgtcaataaattttttgttaaaaaaccagacattaaaattaatagtttatataatccatgcttcattaaaataaaagagtctaattttaaaaatattgttaagATAAATCGGaaagtagaaaaaaattctaaaaaaaatgaacacCAAATTGAACATTATTTTGCTAAAAGAAGTTCGGTACCTTCTATCACacaaaaatcaaaaatcGAATGTGATTCAAAAGAAGATAATCTCATTTCTAAAGACGATTTAACAATAGCAACTAATTCATCATgcaaaaattatgatgCTGATTTAAGCAGtaataatgaaacaaaaatatataatgaaatttGTGATAAAGGTGAGTTAGATGATAATCTTAATACAATTAAACAAGATAGCAATAGTACCACCAAAAAACATAGTAATGAAAGTGTTAATACTATCGATGataaggaaataaaatatgactgtagaaaagaaaaaagaccACGACGAAGTTTTAGCATTTCCACTAATGCAGAAAGCAATGTCAAAACtaatactaaaaaaacGAAAGGAAACTATAATAGTAGtgtaaaaaggaaatacgATAAAGTTTTGGGttgcaaaaaattaaaaaaaggggACGAAGAGGAAATTGATGAGTTTGAGGGTGAAGATGATGAAGAAGGAAATAGCTTAAATAATGATGGGCCAACCAAACAAAGTATACATACATTTTATGATTTGATAAACGAATacgaaatatatataaacaatgcTAAAtgctatattatttttgatcTAAAAggttattataaaaatttagatattatgaaaaaattaaaaaaaaatttagaagATTTAAAAAGGCCAACTAAtgatttcaaaaaaattatagacAAAAAAACTTTTAAGTCATATAGGGATAAAATCGAATTTGTAAAAcgatttaaaaagtttattaTTCCAAACTTTCGATTAGAAAAGATAAGAAAGCAAAGAAACCATCTAATTATTGTCGAATTAATGTCTAAGATACAAAACcgattaataataaaaaggcTGAACCAAGAATTAACTAACAAAGTAAATCTTGAAAATTTAGTAAATGATGTGCTCAAAATGTTTTCTGTCTTTGTGGAAAATATGAAAGACGAAAATGTTAAGAAATTTTATACGAATATGATTAATACTTATTTtcgtaataaaaatatatcttctatcgattttaaaaatttaatacaattatttaaaaaaaaagaggaaCAAGAGAAAAGCCAAGAATTTTACGATTTGTTTCAAAAcgatttgaattatttagataaaaacaaaactcAATGTGATGAAATAGAAGAGAAGATTAGTTccttaaaatatttaattttagaatcaatattaaaagaaaagcAATTAGAAAGATCAGTTAACAGATTATTGTTAAACCATGAACAATCAAAATATGGATATTTCTATAAAGTAGACCAAAGTGATGAAAATACATTAGATACTACTGAATATGGAAAATTGTTAGAAAACTTTTCTAAAGAACCCATAAActtttatacaattttaagTAAACGAAATTTAGACAAACATGCATATCATGATATtagaaattttaattataaaaaaaaagatatcgATATGTCAAAACATGATGCAACTAATTCAAGTAATAACCAaggaaattataaaaaaaataaacaattatCGGATAATTGCAAATTCAATATGGATTGTAACCAAAGAAAAGacgaaaataataattacaatATAAATGAGCAAATAACTTCTAGTAATAATCCTGAAAATAACGATAACAATTCATCATGCAATATAAAGGATTCAGTATTAATTACAAGCgacaaaaaaacaaataatactGATTGCCAAAtaattgataataataatatgcttAATTACCAAAAAAACATAGGACAAAGTAAACctcaaaatgaaaataactACAACAcaaatgaatattataaatgcaaaattaaaaaaatacaaaccGATAcatcaaatgaaaaaaataacgaaAAGAATTTTGTACTGGAACAtgattttgataaaaaacaaaatcgCTCACAAATAggtgaaaataaaagtgtTGACAAATCAGCTACAACCAATGATAGCGATCCTGTAACTCAACAATCTAGTCACCAAAATACGAGCCAAATAAATTGCTGTATTGAcacaaacaaaaatataaaagaatcgcactttaaaaaatcaaatagcTATGAAGACAAAAGACAAATAAATCTCAAAGCTAAACATAAATTCGAACGAGATGATCCCGTCACTGAATGTGGATACGAACCAGAAACTGATATAATTAGATCAatatgtgaaaaaaaaaaattcactTTTGCTAATGAAAaacaagaaaaaataaataatgaaatattttataaagtaTTTGAGCAATATCcatatagttttttttctaaatcagtcaaaaattataatgccattttaaatgaaaatgaagaagaatCTGAATTGTCATGGTTGACAATgctaaaaaagaaaagtcATAATAGATCTATTTTACCACCAAGTAGAGATACATTTAGAGACGGAACCCACTTTTCTAATTGCAGGGCAACTGAACAcacattaaaatttttcttGTCGCTTTTATCATTGCTAACAAAAGGAGACATCGACatcaatttaaaaaagtacttgaaaaaaaatatccaatttttaaataccgAATTATTCAGTATGAAACTTAatttagataaaaaaagagcTATACTTGAAAAGCGATTAGatcattttaattttcaaGAGAATTCggaattttcattttataacccattaaaaatgaatataagaATGATGAACTTAATAGGACGAGGTGGGTTTGCTGAAGTATGGGAAGTTTTTGATTCCATAAATTTAGAAATGTATGCAGCAAAAATTCATAAGATTGAACCAAGTATGACGAATgaaatcaaaaataaaataattcaaagggcagaaaatgaaataaatatacatatacattGTCATAGACACATCTTCATTGTAAAATTAGaatttttctttgtttTTGGATCTGCAACTAATTTGCTAGTTGGTATGGAATTATGTGATGTCGATttagataaatatattaaatatcaTGGCCCAATTAATGAACTATTAGCATTATCATGgattaaacaaatattacttggattattatatatgaaaaactTACCTACAGGTAAGGTTCATCATTGCGATTTAAAACCAGCTAATCTTCTTATAAAGGatggaataataaaaatatctgACTTTGGATTAGCTAAGTTAATTTTACCCGATACttatcaatattataatgGTGGTGGAACTTTATATTACCAACCCCCTGAATGTTTAAAACCCAAAAGAAATTTACTTATAACAGATAAAATTGACATATGGTCATTGGGGTGCATTCTTTATGAAATGATTTTTTGTGAAAGACCTTTTCAATTTAATTACCTTGAAAAGTGTTCAAAAGAGTTATTagttaataaaatgaaacgAGGTTTATCATACCCCAAAATTAATCAAcatatatcaaaaataactttaaattatatagaaTATTTACTAAATTTTGATCATGAATGCCGACCATCGATAGAAGAAGCCCTAAGTTACCcgatttttaattattttaacatACCTTGA
- a CDS encoding fam-a protein produces MPPNNKGYSDIIFFLLIALIYVSNKVFASEYIRANTIPGNIGRRRNTSNNDSLRKTALLNATLTKEFPNNIENSSILANNPSNETHEQTGPIICTNPEEVRKTTEIINAAVSILRHHATTEDNYKLLYVYDKDALIYFKNHGNTDIEKLNLKIRNPNKYNDIVNNLWDPYGTKHFHDYFISGKVVCIYNPNLLMIEQESIDPTKPDHECVYSLASKIDVSEDTTVIVLASANMNDNNCSNKKTYKNKDLIRKSSSSNSSSSESDITEEPKRTFNLSGFFIKKEKNYINITYVNAIDDNISSENYSIKKAKAPNIAFYIRLMEIFAKG; encoded by the exons atgcccccaaataataaaggatATAGcgatattatattttttcttttaatcgCGCTCATATATGTGAGCAATAAAGTCTTTGCAAGTGAATATATTAGAGCCAATACTATACCAGGTAATATTGGTCGAAGAAGAAATACTTCGAACAATGATAGTTTACGCAAAACCGCTTTACTCAACGCTACTTTAACCAAAGAATTTCCAAACAATATTGA AAATAGCTCCATTTTGGCTAATAATCCTTCGAATGAAACACATGAACAAACTGGCCCCATAATATGTACCAATCCTGAAGAAGTTAGAAAAACAACAGAAATTATTAACGCTGCTGTGTCAATTTTACGACACCATGCTACAACTGAAGACAACTACAAATTACTGTACGTATACGATAAAGATGcattgatatattttaagaaCCATGGAAATACTGACATTGAAAAACTTAATCTTAAAATCCGAAATCCCAATAAG TATAATGATATAGTAAACAATCTATGGGATCCTTATGGTACCAAGCATTTCCATGATTACTTTATTAGCg gAAAAGTTGTCTGTATATACAATCCAAATTTACTAATGATAGAACAAGAAAGCATAGACCCTACTAAACCAGACCATGAATGTGTTTATTCTTTAGCCTCAAAAATTGAC GTATCAGAAGATACAACAGTAATTGTCTTGGCTTCAGCAAATATGAATGATAACAACTGCtccaataaaaaaacttataaaaacaaagacTTGATAAGAAAATCATCATCAAGCAATAGCAGTTCTTCTGAATCAGATATTACAGAAGAGCCTAAAAGAACGTTTAACTTATCTGggtttttcattaaaaaagagaaaaattaCATCAATATTACTTATGTTAATGCT aTCGATGATAACATATCTTCCGAAAATTACTCTATTAAAAAAGCTAAAGCACCAAACATAGCATTTTACATCCGCTTAATGGAAATATTTGCAAAGGGCTAA
- a CDS encoding PIR protein CIR protein, giving the protein MPSLTQDPSQNTVQNGEPNLLQNHNTNIGTKISQVLTNSNTEPLNTGNGSTNPGSGIKMKEEISICCIITNKKWDIMSIGTITVSIFLMLLIMYKYLLYRWKNELKRKKT; this is encoded by the exons aTG CCTAGCCTAACACAAGATCCATCACAAAACACAGTTCAAAATGGGGAACCTAACTTATTACAAAAtcataatacaaatattgGAACAAAAATATCTCAAGTGCTAACAAATTCTAATACAGAGCCGTTAAACACAGGGAATGGAAGCACAAATCCTGGAAGTGGtattaaaatgaaagaaGAAATATCAATATGTTGTATAAtaacaaacaaaaaatggGATATAATGAGTATTGGTACTATAACTGTCTCAATATTCCTTATGCTACTAATTATGTATAAG TATTTGTTATACAGATGGAAAAATGAATtgaagagaaaaaaaacatga
- a CDS encoding fam-b protein gives MKANILNFVLFSIVICSFEYAPKELYYVNERSIYLERNIIYFRNNRILADPYKKFDFNDFYKSSLGSGYQFDGYNDDEEITNLRNIIDSHITKHKESNKTPNLNNMDDETKKLIYELRKDIEEIKKEINNKRNGKPEAQSIENKKLAKKCKNNPVSKDANFEELENEQNDEIVSRSDNKLETDPETRKSIKKLVKRGLVLAALSLGFIISGGLTIPFIVIVTLLSFDTIKKLLRYTKSELKNPKIFKILK, from the exons atgaaagccaatattttaaattttgttttgttttcaaTTGTTATTTGTTCTTTTGAATATGCCCCAAAA GAATTATACTATGTAAACGAGAGAAGTATATACCTTGAAaggaatataatatattttagaaaTAATAGGATATTAGCAGATCCATACAAAAAATTCGATTTTaatgatttttataaatcatCTTTGGGTTCTGGATATCAATTTGATGGCTACAATGatgatgaagaaataaCAAATCTTCGAAATATTATAGATTCACATATAACGAAGCATAAAGAAAGTAATAAAACAcccaatttaaataatatggatgatgaaacgaaaaaattaatttatgaGCTTCGAAAAGATatagaagaaataaaaaaggaaattaaCAATAAAAGGAATGGTAAGCCAGAAGCACAATcgatagaaaataaaaaattagcaaaaaaatgtaaaaataatcctGTATCAAAAGATGCAAACTTTGAAGAATTggaaaatgaacaaaatgatgaaatcGTTTCAAGGagtgataataaattagaAACTGATCCCGAGACAAGAAAAtcgataaaaaaattagtgaAGAGGGGATTGGTGTTGGCTGCACTTTCTTTAGGGTTTATAATATCAGGAGGGCTTACTATTCCATTTATTGTTATAGTTACACTGCTTTCATTTGACACAATTAAGAAATTGTTGCGCTACACTAAATCAGAATTAAAAAACccaaaaatattcaaaatattaaaataa